Proteins encoded in a region of the Zea mays cultivar B73 chromosome 2, Zm-B73-REFERENCE-NAM-5.0, whole genome shotgun sequence genome:
- the LOC118471898 gene encoding putative receptor-like protein kinase At4g00960, producing the protein MKPRALLERLARHFPSSRRSSSDQSRRDREEEADLEAIAAREQRGFKYETLAAATRGFSEKNRLGQGGFGPVYRGRLEDGRDVAVKRLGAGSRQGTREFRNEATLLSRVQHRNVVNLIGYCARGAEDKLLVYEYVPNESLDKILFPPSSASASHSHSSSNSDRSRRAELTWPRRHEVVVGVARGLLYLHEDAHTPIIHRDIKASNILLDDRWVPKIADFGMARLFPEAGDGHSRVHTRVAGTNGYMAPEYLMHGDLSTKADVFSFGVVVLEIVSGRKNSAFVPPLDAEADSLLEYAWRLYKKGRSLELLDPAVKSSAVPEQVELCVRIGLLCVQADPRLRPDMKRVVIILSKKQSTLEEPTRPGVPGSRYRRRPHGLRGSHYSVGSSSGTSSPSTSATSHASASASASASHAMTTSSTHTMRSRGLPSHREEEQE; encoded by the exons ATGAAGCCGCGGGCGCTCCTGGAGCGCCTGGCCCGCCACTTCCCGTCCTCCCGCCGGTCCTCGTCCGACCAGTCCCGGCGCGACAGGGAGGAGGAGGCGGACCTGGAGGCGATCGCGGCGCGGGAGCAGCGCGGGTTCAAGTACGAGACCCTGGCGGCGGCGACGCGGGGCTTCTCGGAGAAGAACCGGCTCGGGCAGGGCGGGTTCGGCCCCGTGTACCGGGGCCGCCTCGAGGACGGGCGCGACGTGGCCGTCAAGCGCCTGGGCGCCGGGTCGCGGCAGGGCACGCGGGAGTTCCGGAACGAGGCCACGCTGCTGTCCCGGGTGCAGCACCGCAACGTGGTCAACCTCATCGGCTACTGCGCGCGCGGGGCGGAGGACAAGCTGCTGGTGTACGAGTACGTCCCCAACGAGAGCCTCGACAAGATcctcttccccccctcctccgccTCGGCCTCCCACTCCCACT CCAGCAGCAACAGCGACCGATCACGACGAGCGGAGCTGACCTGGCCGCGGCGGCACGAGGTTGTGGTCGGCGTGGCGCGTGGCCTGCTCTACCTCCACGAGGACGCGCACACGCCTATCATCCACCGCGACATCAAGGCCAGCAACATCCTCCTGGACGACCGGTGGGTGCCCAAGATCGCGGACTTCGGCATGGCCCGCCTCTTCCCCGAGGCCGGCGATGGTCACTCTCGCGTCCATACCCGTGTCGCCGGCACTAACGGGTACATGGCGCCCGAGTACCTCATGCACGGCGACCTCTCCACCAAGGCCGACGTCTTCAGCTTCGGCGTGGTTGTTCTCGAGATTGTCTCGGGCCGCAAGAACTCCGCCTTTGTCCCGCCCCTCGACGCCGAGGCCGACAGCCTCCTGGAATAC GCCTGGAGACTGTACAAGAAAGGTCGGAGCCTGGAGTTGCTTGACCCCGCGGTCAAGTCGTCGGCGGTGCCGGAGCAGGTCGAGCTGTGCGTGCGCATCGGGCTGCTGTGCGTGCAGGCCGACCCGCGGCTGCGGCCGGACATGAAGCGCGTGGTGATCATCCTGTCCAAGAAGCAGAGCACACTCGAGGAGCCGACGCGCCCGGGCGTGCCCGGGTCGCGGTACCGGCGGAGGCCCCACGGCCTGCGGGGCTCTCACTACTCTGTCGGGTCATCGTCCGGCACCAGCTCGCCGTCTACGTCCGCTACATCGCACGCGTCAGCATCAGCGTCAGCGTCAGCCTCCCACGCCATGACGACGTCGAGCACGCACACCATGAGGAGCCGGGGCTTGCCCTCGCACCGAGAAGAAGAGCAGGAGTAG